A region of the Vicinamibacteria bacterium genome:
CGGATCTCGGATCGGAGGTCTCCGAAGGCCGGTTTCGACAGGACCTTCTCTTTCGCCTGAACACCATCGAGATCCACATGCCCCGGTTGCGCGACCGTCGTGCCGATATCGCACCTCTGGCGCACAGCTTTCTCGTCCAGCACGCCCGGCACTATCGCAAGAACGTCACCGGATTCGACGACAAGGCGGTTCGGGCGCTGCATGATTTTCCCTGGCCGGGAAACATCCGCGAGCTCGATCACGCCGTCGAGCGCGCCGTTTTGATGGCCCGCGGGGACAGCGTGACGGTGCAGGATCTCGGACTCCGGATGGTCTCCGATGACGGGGGAGCTTCGATCGACGATCTGAATCTCGAGGAAGTCGAACGCCTCTTGATTCAGAAGGCCCTGGCTCGCTACAACGGAAACGTGAGTCACGCCGCGAAGGCGCTCGGCCTGAGTCGAAGCGCTCTGTATCGCCGTCTCGAGAGATATCGTTTGTAAGCCACGGAGGCTCGGTCGTTGGGCAAGCAAGGAGAAAGGCTGGCCCTCGCTGCTCGCCGCAAACATCTGAGCCACGATCTGCGGATCTTTCTCCTCGCTCTCACCGCGGGTCTACCGGGAGTCGTCGTTACCATGATTCTCATCTGGGGCGGCGATTACACCGCCAAAGTACAGTGGACGGTGACTCTCTTCGTCGTGGGGGGCTGGCTCGGGTTTTCCCAGGCGGTGCGAGAGCGTGTCGTCACTCCCCTTCAGACCCTATCCAATCTGCTGGCGGCCCTTCGCGAAGGCGATTACTCCATACGCGCCCGAGGTGCGAGCACGGACGAACCGCTCGGACAGGTGATGTTCGAAGCGAATGTACTGGGAGAAACGCTCCACGACCAGCGGCTCGGTGCTCTCGAAGCCACCAACCTGTTGAGAACCGTGATGGCCGAGATCGACGTCGCGGTTTTCACCTTCAACGACGTGGAGGAGCTCAAGCTGGTAAACCGCGCGGGCGAGAAACTCCTGGCGCAGCCGGCCGAGCGGCTATTGGGACGAAAAGCTTCCGTGCTGGGACTGAAGGAGTCCCTGAGTGGCCCGGCGGAGCGGACTTTCCAGAAGACCTTTCCTGGCAAGACGGGACGATGGGGAATGCGCCGCGGAAGTTTTCGCGAGGAAGGGAGGCCTCACCAGATCGTCGTCCTGAGCGATCTGAGCCAGGCCTTGCGCGAAGAGGAGCGTCAGGCCTGGCGCCGACTGATCCGGGTAATCGGCCACGAGCTCAACAACTCGCTGGCTCCCATCAAATCCATGTCGGGAACTCTGGTCCATTTGATGGAGCGGGAGGTCATGGCGCCTGATTGGAAGGATGACATGAGACGAGGCCTCGGCATCAT
Encoded here:
- a CDS encoding PAS domain-containing sensor histidine kinase, with product MGKQGERLALAARRKHLSHDLRIFLLALTAGLPGVVVTMILIWGGDYTAKVQWTVTLFVVGGWLGFSQAVRERVVTPLQTLSNLLAALREGDYSIRARGASTDEPLGQVMFEANVLGETLHDQRLGALEATNLLRTVMAEIDVAVFTFNDVEELKLVNRAGEKLLAQPAERLLGRKASVLGLKESLSGPAERTFQKTFPGKTGRWGMRRGSFREEGRPHQIVVLSDLSQALREEERQAWRRLIRVIGHELNNSLAPIKSMSGTLVHLMEREVMAPDWKDDMRRGLGIIGERSEALSRFMSAYARLARLPQPTFQDVDLEPLVRRAAALQTSHPIVVASGPRIHLLADGDQIEQLLINVLRNAVDAAEETGGGVAVSWSVGPER